Proteins from one Mesotoga infera genomic window:
- a CDS encoding aminopeptidase yields MKKEEAKKLSEQLVYKRKNLWLSLEGENVFAYAKEYMKFIDRAKTERLAVDFLVEYLVERGFKPLESLDRVEKGERVYITRDGKSLVAAVLGENLAEGIDMVTAHLDAPRLDLKPYPLVEDSELAILKTHYYGGVKKYQWLNIPLAFVGTVVKKDGTVIDVSIGLDSGDPVFVISDLLPHLDGREGDFRKVFQGKDLNALSASIPATEPGEIENPVKLTFLKLLNEKYGMVEEDFYSADFQLVPAFEARDIGLDRSMIGAYAHDDRVCSYTALTALADLVESAVPSRTTMVLLFDREEIGSEGVTGAKSRFWVTFIERLLNLSMIDEMYSIDFLLERSRMLSGDVAAAFDPTFKDVYDPVNTAKLGYGIAISKYTGSRGKSATSEASAEFVGKVRALFNRKGIHWQNAMLGEVDKGGGGTVAKFFAEKGVTVLDAGVPVLGMHSPYEIISKADLYETYRAYKAFLEGDDV; encoded by the coding sequence TTGAAAAAAGAGGAAGCTAAGAAACTCTCCGAACAACTGGTTTACAAAAGAAAGAACTTGTGGTTATCGCTCGAGGGCGAAAACGTCTTCGCTTACGCGAAGGAGTATATGAAATTCATCGACAGGGCAAAAACCGAGAGGCTTGCCGTCGATTTCCTTGTCGAGTATCTTGTGGAAAGGGGCTTCAAACCCCTGGAAAGTCTCGACCGGGTCGAGAAGGGCGAACGTGTCTATATAACCAGGGATGGGAAGTCTCTGGTGGCCGCCGTCCTGGGCGAGAACCTCGCCGAGGGGATCGACATGGTCACGGCCCATCTCGACGCCCCCAGACTCGATCTGAAACCCTATCCCCTGGTCGAGGATTCCGAGCTGGCGATTCTGAAGACACATTACTACGGCGGCGTGAAAAAGTACCAGTGGCTGAACATACCCCTCGCCTTCGTCGGAACGGTCGTGAAGAAGGACGGAACCGTAATAGACGTGTCGATAGGCCTGGACAGTGGGGACCCGGTCTTCGTCATATCCGATCTCCTTCCGCACCTGGACGGTAGAGAGGGGGATTTCAGGAAAGTCTTTCAGGGGAAGGACCTGAACGCTCTTTCGGCTTCAATTCCTGCGACGGAACCAGGCGAAATCGAAAACCCCGTTAAGTTGACGTTCCTGAAGCTCCTCAACGAGAAGTACGGAATGGTGGAGGAGGATTTCTACTCGGCCGACTTTCAGCTAGTACCGGCCTTCGAAGCCAGAGATATAGGTCTGGACAGATCGATGATCGGCGCCTACGCACATGACGACAGAGTCTGTTCCTACACTGCGTTGACGGCCCTTGCCGACCTTGTGGAATCGGCAGTGCCTTCCAGGACGACGATGGTACTCCTTTTCGACAGAGAAGAGATTGGTAGCGAAGGCGTGACGGGTGCCAAAAGCCGCTTCTGGGTGACCTTCATAGAGAGGCTGTTGAACCTTTCAATGATCGACGAAATGTATTCCATAGATTTTCTGCTGGAAAGATCGAGAATGCTATCGGGAGATGTTGCGGCAGCTTTCGACCCGACCTTCAAAGACGTTTACGATCCGGTCAATACGGCGAAGCTCGGTTACGGCATCGCCATATCCAAGTACACCGGTTCAAGAGGGAAGTCGGCTACCAGCGAGGCCAGCGCCGAATTCGTCGGCAAGGTGAGGGCACTGTTCAACAGAAAGGGGATACACTGGCAAAACGCTATGCTTGGCGAGGTCGATAAAGGGGGCGGCGGTACGGTGGCCAAGTTCTTCGCCGAAAAGGGCGTTACCGTTCTTGATGCTGGTGTCCCTGTCCTAGGAATGCACTCGCCGTACGAGATAATCTCCAAGGCCGATCTTTACGAAACTTACAGGGCCTACAAGGCCTTCCTGGAGGGGGACGATGTCTGA
- a CDS encoding RNA polymerase sigma factor: MDEKKLIDGLKKKKVWAYEVLYDDYAPRLGSVIKSYLGYDDVEDVVQEVFIKVFRNIRKFRGDAKLSTWLYRIAVNICKDTLSKRKRNNEFLTDFLESEDKVSIEPPASTNVFREVMDEMSFEELMSVVSKLSEDDRLLIKLRDIDDLSYEEIAEILDKPVGTVKSRLHYARKRLKELLEEVGYIGQ, encoded by the coding sequence TTGGACGAGAAGAAGCTGATAGACGGTCTGAAGAAGAAAAAGGTTTGGGCATACGAGGTTCTGTACGACGATTACGCTCCCAGACTGGGCAGTGTCATTAAGTCTTATCTAGGTTACGACGATGTTGAAGACGTAGTTCAGGAGGTCTTCATAAAGGTTTTCAGGAACATTCGAAAGTTTCGCGGCGACGCCAAGCTCTCGACCTGGTTGTACAGAATTGCCGTCAACATTTGCAAAGATACTCTGTCCAAAAGAAAGAGAAACAACGAATTTCTTACAGACTTTCTCGAGAGCGAGGACAAAGTATCGATCGAACCGCCGGCATCCACCAACGTTTTCAGAGAGGTCATGGACGAGATGTCTTTCGAAGAGCTCATGAGCGTCGTTTCGAAGCTCTCTGAAGACGACAGGTTGCTCATAAAGCTTAGAGACATCGACGATCTTTCGTACGAAGAGATCGCCGAGATACTGGATAAACCGGTAGGCACCGTTAAAAGCAGATTGCACTATGCCCGAAAGCGTCTTAAAGAGCTTCTCGAGGAGGTAGGGTACATTGGACAATGA
- a CDS encoding Fur family transcriptional regulator — translation MEIEETIALLKSRGYRITPQRVAILRILKDNTCHPNVEDVFRSVIKIYPNISMATVYNVMEVLEREGIVKEIAVSNVSRRYDPNVNPHGHFICRVCEKVFDVSLSNMRSLGKCIPHEFDEFAIESLEVIYRGVCKDCKDKT, via the coding sequence ATGGAAATTGAAGAGACGATCGCTCTTCTGAAGAGTAGAGGTTACAGGATAACTCCTCAGAGGGTAGCGATTTTGAGGATACTGAAAGACAACACCTGCCACCCCAACGTGGAAGATGTCTTCAGATCGGTTATAAAGATTTATCCAAACATTTCCATGGCTACCGTTTATAATGTCATGGAAGTGCTTGAAAGAGAAGGCATCGTCAAAGAGATAGCTGTTAGCAACGTCTCAAGACGCTACGATCCTAATGTGAATCCTCACGGCCATTTCATATGCAGGGTTTGCGAAAAAGTCTTCGATGTATCTCTCTCAAACATGCGCAGTCTGGGAAAGTGTATTCCTCACGAATTTGACGAATTTGCGATTGAATCGCTTGAAGTGATATACAGAGGAGTCTGCAAAGACTGCAAAGACAAGACCTGA
- the pheS gene encoding phenylalanine--tRNA ligase subunit alpha codes for MFNGLEGGLEEVLRRIMETASLNDLQEVKARYLGKQGLVTSLMKNIKEIPPEKRKEYGREVNELKNSIEEAIDNRKNELEELGRLAREGAERPDFTVPGKRRDIGSYHLITQVMEEVQDIWVSMGFEVTTGPEIETSYYNFEALNTPEWHPARDMHDTFYTCDGQLLRTHTSPVQIRVMESRKPPLAIFSPGTCYRKDTPDTTHLPMFHQFEVLLVDRGTSVSHLKGTLNHFAKRLFGADRRIRLRPSFFPFTEPSFEVDVSCGICGGQGCRSCRGSGWLEILGAGMVHPNVFRNVGYDPEIWSGFALGTGLERIAMLKYDLEDIRDLLRNDRRFLKGYRRAII; via the coding sequence ATGTTCAACGGGCTAGAAGGGGGACTTGAAGAAGTCCTAAGACGGATAATGGAAACGGCCAGCCTGAACGATCTTCAAGAAGTGAAGGCACGGTATTTGGGGAAGCAGGGACTGGTAACTTCTCTGATGAAAAATATAAAGGAAATCCCTCCCGAAAAGAGAAAGGAATACGGTAGAGAGGTCAACGAACTCAAGAATTCCATAGAAGAGGCGATAGACAACAGAAAGAACGAATTGGAAGAGCTTGGGAGACTCGCAAGGGAAGGTGCCGAGAGACCCGATTTCACTGTGCCGGGCAAGAGAAGAGATATCGGCTCCTATCATCTGATAACTCAGGTTATGGAAGAGGTTCAGGATATCTGGGTCAGTATGGGTTTCGAAGTCACCACCGGTCCGGAGATCGAAACCTCTTACTACAACTTCGAGGCTTTGAACACTCCTGAATGGCATCCGGCGAGGGATATGCACGATACCTTCTATACCTGTGACGGCCAGCTTCTCAGAACGCACACCTCTCCGGTGCAGATCAGGGTCATGGAGTCGAGAAAACCTCCGCTGGCCATATTTTCTCCGGGAACCTGCTACCGTAAAGATACACCCGATACCACCCATCTCCCCATGTTCCACCAGTTCGAAGTGCTCCTCGTCGATAGAGGAACCTCGGTAAGCCATCTAAAAGGGACCCTGAACCATTTCGCCAAAAGGCTTTTTGGAGCCGACAGAAGGATCAGGCTCAGACCGAGCTTCTTCCCCTTCACCGAACCGAGTTTCGAGGTTGACGTTAGCTGCGGTATCTGCGGCGGCCAAGGTTGCAGGAGCTGCAGGGGTTCCGGCTGGCTTGAGATTCTCGGCGCCGGGATGGTCCATCCGAACGTCTTCAGAAACGTGGGTTACGACCCCGAAATCTGGAGCGGTTTCGCGCTGGGAACGGGGCTAGAGAGGATAGCGATGCTGAAGTACGATCTCGAAGATATAAGAGACCTGCTGAGAAACGACCGGAGATTTTTGAAAGGCTACAGGAGGGCGATCATATGA
- the pheT gene encoding phenylalanine--tRNA ligase subunit beta → MRVCLEWLGDFIDIGDRSADSISRSLSLSGTEVERIEYPWAGLEGAVVGMIESVSVHPTSERLLVTVANTGERRLSIVTSDTTVKAGEMVAVLPEGSLFDGKAITTREFSGVKSEGMFLSLQELEIEDKSLHIMRLEHGKVGEDLKSLLRLDSPVIEVELTANRGDCLSMIGLAREVGAVLGLKTRRPAVENDIDTGEDPVLKVAIDDPGCRRYSALLLDDVKIASSPFWLKRRLVAAGLRPINNVVDITNYVMLETGHPVHAFDVDRIGSTKILVRKAKNGEELELLDGRKVGLNESDLLITNGETPLALAGIMGGEDSGIDSTTNRVLLEVAVFDPVRIRKTARRLGISTDSSYRFERGVDYTDSIYVLKRLAGLMEELCGGRVASKIVDVGLIENPKGILLRKTFVTERLGKELLDGEIERILTSLEFGIERRDGGWKVTPPAFRAYDTTQEVDLVEEIGRIYGYDRIDDELPRILPVSIGVPGYLKRQRKLKELMVANGFDEIVSYSFMNPDEIRKVDEEISCVALQNPLSMDMAVMRPSMIFGMLSAASYNFRRQNRDLKLFEIGSIFSPEPGRRENTALGFAAMGRENPLDFSDKRAIDFFTVKGMIEELFSLFGAYPQFGQISRRWLEQGKAVSVMIDGREAGFFGAFSRGLADSLYDIKSGELYVGELNLTLIDSMRREFTGSRRISPFPRVSRDLSFLVPYSLTYSELEGIIESSLEGTSFSEIRVSDIYRGKGVEQGYTSVTVTLEFESYERTLTDDEVNDCMAKVLDMTSRAGVKLRG, encoded by the coding sequence ATGAGGGTATGCCTCGAGTGGCTCGGTGACTTCATCGATATTGGCGATAGATCTGCGGATAGTATAAGCCGCTCGCTTTCTTTGAGCGGTACGGAGGTTGAGAGGATCGAGTATCCGTGGGCCGGACTGGAAGGGGCCGTCGTTGGAATGATAGAGTCCGTCTCCGTCCATCCCACCAGCGAAAGGCTTCTCGTGACCGTTGCGAACACAGGTGAAAGAAGGTTATCAATAGTCACCTCCGATACGACCGTGAAGGCAGGAGAGATGGTGGCCGTTCTCCCTGAGGGTTCGCTCTTCGACGGAAAGGCGATCACGACCAGAGAGTTCTCCGGCGTAAAGTCCGAAGGGATGTTCCTCTCTCTCCAGGAACTCGAAATCGAGGATAAGTCGCTTCACATAATGCGACTTGAACACGGAAAGGTCGGAGAGGATCTGAAATCTCTGCTCAGGCTCGACTCTCCGGTGATCGAGGTCGAACTGACGGCAAACCGGGGTGACTGTCTTTCCATGATAGGCCTTGCCAGAGAGGTTGGGGCCGTGCTCGGTCTGAAGACTAGAAGACCTGCGGTCGAAAACGATATCGACACCGGGGAAGATCCGGTTTTAAAAGTTGCGATCGACGATCCAGGCTGCAGACGATATTCGGCCCTCCTGCTGGATGATGTAAAGATAGCCTCCTCTCCTTTTTGGTTGAAGAGAAGACTGGTTGCCGCCGGACTGAGACCTATAAACAACGTCGTGGACATCACCAATTACGTGATGCTGGAGACGGGGCATCCCGTTCACGCTTTCGACGTGGATAGAATCGGATCGACGAAAATCCTCGTCAGAAAAGCCAAAAACGGCGAAGAACTGGAGCTTCTCGACGGGCGTAAAGTCGGGCTGAACGAAAGTGATCTGCTGATAACCAACGGCGAGACTCCCCTTGCCCTTGCAGGAATAATGGGTGGCGAAGACTCGGGAATAGATTCTACCACCAATAGGGTCCTTCTGGAAGTTGCCGTTTTTGATCCTGTGAGAATAAGGAAGACCGCCAGAAGGCTCGGCATATCGACAGACAGCTCCTACAGGTTCGAGCGCGGAGTGGATTACACCGATTCTATATACGTTCTGAAGCGCCTGGCCGGACTGATGGAAGAATTATGCGGTGGCAGAGTCGCCTCTAAGATAGTGGATGTGGGGCTGATCGAGAATCCCAAAGGGATTTTGCTCCGGAAAACCTTCGTCACGGAACGTCTGGGCAAGGAACTCCTGGATGGGGAAATAGAGAGAATTCTTACCAGCCTCGAGTTCGGCATCGAACGTCGTGACGGGGGATGGAAGGTGACACCACCGGCCTTCAGGGCTTACGACACCACCCAGGAGGTTGATCTCGTCGAGGAGATAGGAAGGATCTACGGCTACGATCGCATAGACGATGAGCTACCCAGGATACTACCCGTTTCGATCGGTGTTCCGGGATACCTCAAAAGGCAACGCAAGTTGAAGGAGCTCATGGTCGCGAACGGTTTCGACGAGATTGTCAGTTATAGCTTCATGAACCCCGACGAGATAAGGAAGGTCGATGAAGAGATCTCCTGCGTCGCCCTTCAGAACCCGCTTTCGATGGACATGGCCGTTATGAGGCCCTCCATGATCTTCGGTATGCTTTCGGCCGCTTCCTACAATTTTCGCAGACAGAACAGGGACCTGAAACTCTTTGAGATTGGCTCGATTTTCTCCCCTGAACCCGGAAGAAGAGAGAACACCGCATTGGGCTTTGCGGCGATGGGCAGGGAGAATCCCCTCGACTTCTCGGACAAGAGAGCGATAGACTTCTTTACCGTAAAGGGAATGATCGAGGAACTCTTCTCGCTCTTCGGAGCTTACCCGCAGTTCGGTCAGATATCCAGAAGGTGGCTGGAACAGGGAAAGGCCGTGTCGGTTATGATAGACGGCAGAGAAGCAGGTTTCTTCGGGGCCTTCAGCCGCGGACTCGCCGATTCCCTATACGATATCAAATCGGGGGAGCTTTACGTGGGCGAGCTCAATCTCACTCTGATCGATTCGATGCGGAGGGAGTTCACGGGTTCCAGGAGAATTTCACCTTTCCCAAGAGTATCGAGAGACCTGTCTTTCCTGGTTCCCTATTCGCTCACCTACTCCGAGCTCGAAGGGATCATCGAATCGAGTCTCGAAGGTACCAGTTTTAGCGAGATAAGGGTCTCGGACATATACCGGGGAAAGGGTGTCGAGCAGGGTTACACGAGCGTCACGGTTACACTCGAGTTCGAGAGTTACGAGAGGACGCTGACAGACGATGAGGTCAACGATTGTATGGCTAAAGTACTGGATATGACATCCAGAGCCGGAGTAAAACTACGTGGATGA
- a CDS encoding inositol monophosphatase family protein, which yields MDDLILNSLNRKIQAFLPQLWADIDTVGFSVARKSSFKDIVTSIDIEIENRLRLFLEKLLPGAGYLGEESSSSVRSALMWIVDPVDGTTNFSKSNPHYCTQVALYKDAKIVLAVTYDHNRKEIFHAIEGQGAYLNSKRIWVSKVDDVSEASSHVGLQYSSELSFKRVTERISRAIEVCRAVRITGSACLDLAYVACGRADIFWEEALKPWDVAGGILLVREAGGEVTGCLDERFDMFKPDILATNGSRRLARQFKERVLY from the coding sequence GTGGATGACCTGATACTTAACTCCCTGAACAGGAAAATACAGGCCTTTCTGCCCCAACTGTGGGCGGACATCGATACGGTAGGCTTTTCGGTTGCAAGAAAAAGCAGTTTCAAGGATATAGTGACCTCAATAGACATCGAAATAGAAAACAGACTGCGTCTCTTTCTCGAGAAACTCCTCCCCGGCGCCGGTTACCTCGGTGAGGAGTCCTCTTCGTCTGTCAGGTCGGCGTTGATGTGGATAGTCGATCCGGTGGACGGTACAACCAACTTTTCCAAGTCCAACCCGCATTACTGCACGCAGGTTGCGCTCTACAAAGACGCAAAGATTGTCCTGGCAGTCACTTACGACCACAACAGGAAAGAGATCTTTCACGCCATAGAGGGGCAGGGCGCTTATCTGAACAGCAAGAGGATCTGGGTGAGCAAAGTCGACGATGTGAGCGAAGCTTCCAGCCATGTGGGACTCCAGTATTCGTCCGAGCTCTCTTTCAAAAGAGTGACGGAGAGAATAAGCCGTGCCATCGAAGTTTGTCGGGCCGTGAGGATTACAGGCAGCGCCTGTCTTGACCTGGCCTATGTGGCCTGCGGGAGGGCCGACATTTTCTGGGAAGAGGCTCTGAAACCATGGGACGTGGCCGGCGGTATCCTTCTGGTCAGGGAGGCCGGAGGGGAAGTCACCGGCTGTCTCGACGAACGGTTCGATATGTTCAAACCGGATATCCTCGCCACGAACGGTTCGCGGAGACTTGCCCGGCAGTTCAAAGAAAGAGTTCTTTACTAG
- the lnt gene encoding apolipoprotein N-acyltransferase — MKLILLSALLTALSMPGMLWGYLIWIALIPFFLGMRSSRPLGGALKAFLFGFAYLMITHYWELPVLALNVPEVLDSFPNFIGVVVYVLMCLVIAVPFAGFGFVYSIFWSFFQTRKFTGALFAASLFTVFEGLRELGPLGFTNGRLSDALLNSQLGISQLLALGGPLLLVFVVVLVNHYLADLCTRRKGGRISLLVTAVAMVALVNALIQSAIPLRPTDESSEKTLYALQTNISQQLKYYAPPEETLKVVLMGLEEIPEGSTVIMPEATFMSDIRITPTGARLVELAQERNLEILVGFPIYNGENYNQVRFVNGDGFSGEFYAKVKLTPFVEFLPWPKIFGAFEFLKFLDYFDAGEEFAVFSVDGHEIGAQICFDSLYSEVARNLTLNGAGIIVISTNDGWFNIETALQQHFSKGIARAIENRRYVLQVSNTGITAIIDPYGRVLKRLPTINEVNTEYVIGAFQYLPGTQITPYTRFGNWFFFFSLVLGIAIAILGGVFPVKHEDDAKEILSTFKRIVVVGFSKNPDKPSNNVPMYLKEKGYEIIPVNPTMEEYEGMKVYPDLKSVIADGMNLEAVEIFRPSAEAEEIAIEAIELGARAVWLQKDIRSEKARKLASERSVLYVEDKCMYVEHRRFFT, encoded by the coding sequence TTGAAACTGATTCTATTGTCGGCCCTTCTCACGGCCCTTTCGATGCCCGGAATGCTCTGGGGTTACCTGATCTGGATCGCGCTGATCCCCTTCTTCCTGGGAATGCGTTCCAGCCGGCCGCTCGGGGGCGCTTTGAAGGCTTTTCTTTTCGGTTTCGCCTATTTGATGATAACTCACTACTGGGAGTTGCCCGTCCTCGCCCTCAACGTTCCCGAGGTTTTGGATTCCTTCCCGAATTTCATAGGAGTCGTCGTTTACGTTCTGATGTGTCTGGTCATAGCCGTTCCTTTCGCCGGTTTCGGCTTCGTTTACTCCATTTTCTGGAGTTTTTTCCAGACCCGTAAATTCACCGGAGCGCTTTTCGCGGCATCTCTTTTCACGGTCTTCGAGGGCCTGAGAGAGCTGGGACCTCTGGGATTCACCAACGGCAGACTCTCGGACGCCCTCTTGAACAGCCAGCTGGGCATTTCACAACTGCTGGCGCTGGGAGGACCGTTGCTTCTGGTCTTCGTTGTTGTTCTGGTCAATCATTATCTGGCCGATCTCTGCACCAGACGAAAGGGCGGTCGCATATCGTTGCTCGTAACGGCCGTAGCGATGGTGGCGCTCGTCAACGCTCTTATCCAGAGCGCGATTCCCCTCCGGCCGACCGACGAAAGCAGTGAGAAAACACTCTACGCGCTTCAGACAAATATCTCTCAACAGCTGAAATACTACGCTCCGCCGGAAGAGACTTTGAAAGTCGTTCTGATGGGCCTTGAAGAGATACCCGAAGGCTCGACGGTCATCATGCCTGAGGCCACTTTCATGAGCGATATAAGGATTACACCCACCGGGGCCCGGCTGGTCGAGCTCGCGCAGGAGAGAAACCTGGAGATACTGGTTGGCTTTCCGATTTACAATGGCGAGAACTACAACCAGGTGAGGTTCGTGAACGGAGACGGTTTTTCCGGGGAGTTCTACGCCAAGGTTAAGCTCACGCCCTTCGTAGAGTTTCTACCCTGGCCTAAAATCTTCGGGGCATTCGAGTTTTTGAAGTTTCTCGATTACTTCGACGCCGGCGAGGAGTTCGCCGTCTTCTCCGTTGACGGGCATGAAATCGGCGCCCAGATCTGTTTCGATTCTCTCTACTCAGAGGTGGCGAGGAACCTGACGCTCAACGGCGCCGGAATTATCGTGATTTCCACGAACGACGGCTGGTTCAACATCGAAACGGCGCTGCAGCAGCACTTTTCCAAGGGTATAGCCCGCGCCATAGAGAACAGGAGATACGTTCTCCAGGTATCCAATACGGGTATTACAGCCATCATAGATCCGTACGGAAGAGTACTCAAGAGACTGCCGACGATTAACGAGGTGAACACTGAATACGTGATAGGCGCATTCCAGTACCTTCCGGGCACACAGATTACACCGTACACAAGGTTCGGAAACTGGTTCTTCTTCTTCTCGCTCGTTCTGGGCATAGCTATCGCCATTCTGGGAGGTGTTTTTCCTGTGAAACATGAAGACGACGCGAAAGAGATTCTATCGACTTTCAAACGCATCGTGGTCGTCGGTTTTTCCAAGAATCCCGACAAACCTTCGAACAATGTTCCGATGTATTTGAAAGAGAAGGGCTACGAGATAATCCCCGTCAATCCGACGATGGAGGAGTACGAAGGCATGAAAGTCTATCCCGACCTGAAATCGGTGATAGCCGACGGCATGAACTTAGAAGCGGTCGAGATCTTCAGGCCTTCGGCCGAGGCGGAAGAGATAGCCATAGAGGCCATCGAACTGGGCGCCCGGGCTGTCTGGCTTCAAAAGGACATCAGGAGCGAAAAGGCCAGAAAACTGGCCTCTGAAAGATCTGTGCTTTATGTAGAGGACAAATGCATGTACGTGGAGCACAGGAGGTTCTTCACCTGA
- a CDS encoding Cof-type HAD-IIB family hydrolase: MIKLIVIDLDGTLLNSDKSVSRENEEAIIEALERGVHVSISTGRSYVSGHKYVEQLGISVPVSYQNGALVVDGYDGAMRIISQCLLGTAEATAIYNRGRERGFNCLVFFDFFNLPDISTTGLSDSPYRGYYAHNAYRIVFEEDPSKRIREPGIAEIAIEGEEERIIEMIGTMRPGFDRVTVVKNDALERHAFYEFFGPGVGKSNGLKHILEHLEIDWKEVAYIGDNYNDLDILKKCPLPVVMANAPDQVKKHAKIVTGKTNDESGVAEAIDRILNWRRD; this comes from the coding sequence ATGATCAAACTGATAGTAATCGATCTCGACGGAACCCTTCTCAACAGCGACAAGTCGGTGTCAAGAGAAAACGAAGAAGCGATAATTGAAGCCCTGGAGCGCGGTGTCCATGTATCGATTTCCACCGGGAGGAGTTACGTGTCCGGCCACAAGTACGTCGAGCAGCTGGGCATAAGCGTCCCCGTATCCTATCAGAACGGTGCGCTGGTGGTAGATGGTTACGATGGAGCCATGAGGATAATCTCACAGTGTCTGCTCGGTACGGCCGAGGCCACGGCGATCTACAATCGCGGTCGCGAGAGGGGCTTTAACTGCCTGGTCTTTTTCGATTTTTTCAATCTGCCGGACATTTCCACGACCGGTCTCTCAGATAGCCCTTACAGAGGCTACTATGCCCACAATGCGTACAGGATCGTTTTCGAAGAGGACCCTTCGAAGAGGATACGCGAACCGGGGATAGCAGAGATAGCCATAGAGGGTGAAGAAGAGAGGATAATAGAAATGATCGGTACCATGCGTCCCGGTTTCGACAGGGTAACTGTGGTGAAGAACGATGCTCTGGAGAGACACGCATTCTACGAATTCTTCGGTCCGGGTGTGGGTAAGAGCAACGGGCTTAAACATATACTGGAACACCTGGAAATCGACTGGAAGGAGGTGGCTTACATAGGAGACAATTACAACGATCTGGATATTCTGAAGAAATGTCCCCTTCCGGTAGTTATGGCCAACGCTCCCGACCAGGTTAAAAAACATGCGAAGATCGTGACCGGGAAGACCAACGATGAAAGCGGGGTTGCCGAGGCCATAGATCGCATTCTCAACTGGCGGAGGGATTAG
- a CDS encoding adenine nucleotide alpha-hydrolase family protein, with product MTVAFSGGQDSTLVAALANEALGSDRVKLVNVCFGPYSYSRGLEIVVELADRLGLRLEFTPGYEAQEAIWKNGPSCNRCTRYAKLPSMRNSTLGIIATGANRSDTWGQTGIALKDGFYAPIRDWDKKLIGMALEELGIHVPRIGEAPVREGCKLKHLLKIMANPSYHGYAVAISNEILLDCLESFPHTLANVKITGPLSKNIALVNVSPLPPVDLKERITAMLERVKEIDEIRWIDGETKLKILANPGIYNSREARYWIEHGRLVPEFAFPVRFEWARSTNRRLETFQVVDSWRL from the coding sequence ATGACGGTTGCCTTTTCCGGAGGACAGGACAGCACGCTGGTTGCGGCCCTGGCAAATGAGGCGCTCGGAAGCGATCGTGTGAAACTGGTGAATGTCTGCTTCGGTCCTTACAGCTACAGCAGGGGTCTTGAAATTGTCGTTGAACTGGCTGACAGACTCGGCTTGAGATTGGAATTCACTCCCGGTTACGAAGCGCAGGAGGCTATCTGGAAAAACGGTCCTTCGTGCAACCGGTGCACGAGATACGCGAAACTTCCCTCGATGCGCAACAGCACTCTCGGCATAATCGCAACCGGCGCCAATCGGTCCGATACTTGGGGACAGACGGGAATCGCGTTGAAAGATGGTTTCTATGCTCCTATAAGGGACTGGGACAAAAAGCTCATAGGAATGGCACTCGAAGAACTCGGCATTCATGTTCCGAGAATAGGGGAGGCCCCGGTGCGCGAAGGATGCAAGCTGAAACATCTCCTCAAGATCATGGCCAATCCCTCTTATCACGGTTATGCCGTGGCTATCTCCAACGAGATCCTGCTGGACTGTCTGGAATCCTTCCCCCACACTCTGGCGAACGTGAAGATAACCGGGCCACTTTCGAAGAATATCGCCCTCGTCAATGTCTCTCCGCTTCCACCTGTGGATCTGAAAGAGAGAATCACCGCAATGCTCGAACGCGTGAAGGAAATCGACGAGATCAGATGGATAGACGGTGAAACGAAACTAAAAATCCTGGCAAATCCCGGAATCTACAACAGCAGAGAAGCGCGTTATTGGATAGAGCACGGCCGGCTAGTTCCGGAATTCGCCTTCCCCGTAAGATTCGAATGGGCACGGTCCACCAACCGCAGACTGGAGACTTTTCAGGTAGTCGATTCTTGGAGGTTATGA